A stretch of Corynebacterium timonense DNA encodes these proteins:
- a CDS encoding MFS transporter, translating to MLTTALLVSVGVVAFDGLGVTTALPRIAAELGGMSTYGWAVSALMLASVAGTVIAGYLADANGPRIPILTGFAVFIAGLVMSALATTWTLFLVGRIVQGLGVGAILSMAYLLIALAYPDELKSRALALLSGAWTVPALVGPLVASALAEAAHWRWLFWLLVPLVLVGIVMLLAGMHATSATTFTHEPAGGVARQVAFSLLLAVSSGVFLIGLEMRDRLWTSLVTITGGVGLIVALQRVTPPGTLTARRGVPAGIATRATLSLSFFGIEVFLPLAMTELRDASLTMVGMTLAAGALVWAAGSLVQSHHEKKAGTHARQGDTATGLVLLTAGIATITTTLLISDVPITVAAAGWAIGGFGMGLAYNATTAQTFAETNPALAGAMSGTIQMAQTLATALIAGIGTAIIATAQPHEGGLTEGVTWILATTVAFALVTIPLSRRIATK from the coding sequence GTGCTCACGACCGCACTCCTCGTGTCGGTGGGAGTCGTTGCGTTCGATGGCCTTGGCGTTACCACCGCGCTGCCGCGCATCGCTGCTGAGCTGGGCGGGATGTCCACCTACGGCTGGGCCGTTTCTGCACTGATGTTGGCGAGCGTGGCTGGCACCGTGATCGCCGGCTATCTGGCAGATGCCAACGGTCCGCGTATCCCGATCTTGACTGGCTTCGCCGTGTTTATCGCTGGATTGGTGATGTCGGCGCTTGCCACCACCTGGACGCTCTTTCTAGTCGGCCGCATCGTACAAGGGCTTGGAGTAGGTGCCATCTTGTCGATGGCGTACCTGCTCATCGCTCTGGCGTACCCCGACGAGCTCAAGTCACGGGCGCTCGCGCTCCTGTCAGGTGCTTGGACTGTACCAGCGTTGGTGGGGCCGCTAGTGGCAAGCGCTCTCGCTGAGGCTGCACATTGGCGATGGTTGTTCTGGCTCCTGGTCCCCCTTGTCTTGGTCGGGATCGTGATGCTCCTTGCCGGAATGCACGCCACCAGCGCGACCACTTTCACTCATGAACCGGCGGGAGGTGTTGCACGCCAGGTGGCTTTCAGCCTGCTTCTTGCTGTGTCGTCGGGGGTGTTCCTTATCGGGCTGGAGATGCGCGACCGACTCTGGACCAGCCTGGTGACTATCACTGGTGGCGTCGGGCTGATCGTTGCTCTGCAGCGGGTCACCCCGCCGGGAACGCTGACCGCGCGACGTGGGGTCCCTGCTGGGATCGCCACCCGCGCCACCTTGTCGTTGTCGTTCTTCGGTATCGAGGTCTTCCTCCCCCTGGCCATGACCGAGCTGCGAGACGCAAGCCTGACGATGGTAGGCATGACTCTGGCAGCCGGTGCGCTCGTATGGGCGGCAGGATCTCTGGTCCAAAGCCACCACGAGAAGAAGGCCGGAACTCACGCCCGGCAAGGAGACACTGCAACAGGGCTGGTCCTGTTGACGGCAGGCATCGCGACCATCACAACCACCCTGCTCATCTCCGACGTTCCGATCACCGTTGCCGCAGCGGGTTGGGCCATTGGCGGATTCGGAATGGGCCTGGCCTACAACGCCACAACAGCCCAGACCTTTGCCGAGACCAATCCAGCCCTCGCCGGAGCCATGAGCGGCACCATCCAGATGGCCCAGACCCTCGCCACCGCGCTGATCGCAGGCATCGGCACCGCCATCATCGCCACAGCCCAGCCACACGAGGGTGGACTCACAGAAGGCGTCACCTGGATTCTCGCCACAACAGTGGCTTTTGCGCTCGTGACAATTCCCCTCAGCCGCCGCATCGCAACCAAATGA
- a CDS encoding EamA family transporter, whose protein sequence is MTATNQSGRQQTGWVALTAVAPMVWGTTYIVTTHLLPHGHPVFAALMRTLPPGLIAFALSRQLPRGCWWWKSLVLGGLNMAAFFPLLFIAAQRLPGGVAATLGAVQPIVIAFLAVVILHERLSGWRLGWGITGMIGIGMVVLGPDAALDPLGVLAGLAGAASMGTGVVLTKKWGRPEHVSAIGLAGWQLTSAGLLLAIPALVLDGIPERVDVGAWAGYAWLGLIGALLTYTIWFAGIRRLSVTPTALLGLLSPLMAALLGALIAGESLTLLQLGGFAVALTALVAGQLPAPSRREAA, encoded by the coding sequence ATGACAGCAACCAACCAGTCCGGCAGACAGCAGACGGGGTGGGTTGCCCTGACTGCGGTGGCGCCGATGGTGTGGGGAACGACCTACATCGTCACCACGCACCTCCTGCCTCACGGGCACCCGGTCTTCGCCGCTCTCATGCGCACTCTCCCACCGGGACTCATCGCGTTTGCCCTGTCTCGCCAACTGCCACGCGGATGCTGGTGGTGGAAGAGCCTCGTACTCGGTGGGTTGAACATGGCGGCGTTCTTTCCTCTGCTGTTCATCGCTGCACAGCGGCTACCTGGAGGAGTTGCCGCGACGCTGGGAGCTGTCCAGCCCATCGTGATCGCTTTCCTGGCTGTGGTGATCCTTCACGAGCGACTATCTGGTTGGCGCCTGGGGTGGGGTATCACCGGCATGATCGGGATCGGCATGGTCGTGCTGGGCCCCGACGCGGCACTCGACCCGCTCGGTGTCCTTGCCGGGCTGGCTGGCGCCGCCTCGATGGGGACCGGCGTCGTCCTCACGAAGAAGTGGGGACGCCCCGAACACGTGAGCGCTATCGGCCTGGCCGGCTGGCAACTCACCTCGGCAGGCCTCCTTCTCGCGATCCCCGCGCTCGTCCTAGATGGCATTCCCGAGAGGGTCGACGTCGGTGCCTGGGCCGGGTACGCCTGGCTCGGGCTAATCGGCGCTCTGCTCACATACACGATCTGGTTCGCCGGCATCCGTCGTCTGTCCGTCACGCCCACCGCGCTCCTGGGGCTGCTTTCGCCGCTGATGGCTGCACTGCTGGGCGCGCTCATCGCGGGGGAGTCTCTCACCCTCCTGCAACTGGGTGGATTTGCTGTCGCACTCACCGCACTTGTGGCAGGCCAGTTGCCCGCTCCCAGCCGAAGGGAAGCTGCATGA
- a CDS encoding LysR substrate-binding domain-containing protein, giving the protein MLVIEAMHGHHDCMELQQMRYAVAVAEERSFTKAAERCFVVQSALSHQIKALERELGVQLFARTSRRVELTAAGEVFVAAARDALQATERAMADAAAADGQVRGTLSIGVIPTITAVDVPRVLACFHNAHPAVQVRLRGGGSEQFISDIRAGRLDVAFLGLAECTPPNGVSFRELSHEALVAALPVSHCLARRKRLKLADLAGEVFVDFPSGSAGRAQGDLAFQAAGLHREVAFEAMTTDLIVGLIRSELAVGMLSADVVPHDSGVLVVPLDDGPRRIEYLAWNEFNPSPATRAFLDAIPHDHADAATDSSDTPAL; this is encoded by the coding sequence ATGCTTGTCATTGAAGCCATGCATGGGCATCATGATTGTATGGAATTGCAGCAGATGCGGTATGCGGTCGCCGTCGCGGAAGAACGCAGTTTCACCAAGGCGGCGGAACGATGCTTCGTGGTGCAGTCGGCGCTGAGTCATCAGATCAAGGCGCTGGAACGCGAGCTTGGCGTGCAGTTGTTCGCGCGTACATCGCGTCGTGTCGAACTCACTGCGGCGGGAGAAGTCTTCGTGGCCGCTGCGCGGGACGCGTTGCAGGCGACTGAGCGGGCCATGGCGGATGCTGCGGCTGCCGACGGGCAGGTCCGTGGAACCCTCTCCATCGGCGTGATTCCGACCATCACGGCTGTTGACGTTCCGCGCGTGCTGGCGTGCTTCCACAACGCGCACCCCGCAGTCCAGGTACGCCTTCGGGGCGGGGGCAGTGAACAGTTCATCAGCGACATTCGTGCGGGGCGACTTGATGTGGCCTTCCTCGGCCTCGCCGAATGTACGCCGCCCAACGGGGTTTCCTTCCGGGAGTTGTCCCACGAGGCACTTGTTGCAGCGCTACCTGTGAGTCATTGCCTGGCGCGTCGGAAGCGCCTGAAGCTCGCCGATCTTGCCGGTGAGGTTTTTGTTGACTTCCCGAGTGGATCCGCCGGGCGTGCCCAGGGCGATCTTGCCTTCCAAGCGGCGGGGCTACACCGCGAGGTCGCCTTTGAAGCCATGACCACCGACTTGATCGTTGGTCTCATCCGCAGCGAGCTTGCAGTCGGAATGCTCTCTGCCGATGTCGTTCCGCATGACTCAGGCGTGCTCGTCGTCCCACTCGATGATGGCCCCCGGAGGATCGAGTACCTGGCCTGGAACGAGTTCAACCCCAGCCCCGCCACCCGAGCCTTCCTGGACGCCATCCCACACGATCACGCGGACGCCGCGACCGACTCCTCGGACACACCCGCTTTGTGA
- a CDS encoding MFS transporter, protein MSGTDVRDRLPWGALLALSASGFLAIFTETIPAGLLPELSAGLGVSESAAGQLVTLYALGSVVAAIPLVSATRSMSRKRVLVMAVVTLGIFNFITAITPWYPVILVARLVAGAAAALVWGVLAGYARGLVAPALQGRALAVTGVGQPVALAGGVPLGAFAASVMDWRWVFVVISAAALGLALWIGVEVPDVAGLRSGQRTPLTRVIRLQGIGIILGVTAAWILAHNMPYTYAAPLLAGSPLRLDIGLALFGLASMAGIALVGTVIDHALRTTTLLSLVAMIGSGCAWAVSDPGLVLPVAAVMVWGLAFGGAPVLLQTALADRAGEHTDAAQSVFVTVFNLGVAGGGVAGGVLLARTGTLGIAVAAGIVTLAALVAVMLCRGAFPSGPRHKAGVSEESVAASA, encoded by the coding sequence ATGAGCGGGACCGACGTACGTGATCGGTTGCCGTGGGGTGCTCTCCTCGCATTGTCGGCATCAGGCTTCTTAGCGATTTTCACCGAGACTATTCCGGCGGGCTTGCTGCCGGAGCTGTCTGCAGGCTTGGGGGTCTCGGAGTCGGCCGCGGGTCAGCTTGTGACGTTGTACGCGTTGGGATCGGTCGTGGCGGCGATTCCGTTGGTGTCAGCCACGAGGTCCATGAGTCGCAAGCGCGTCCTGGTGATGGCGGTGGTGACGCTGGGAATCTTCAACTTCATCACGGCGATCACCCCGTGGTATCCCGTGATTCTGGTAGCGCGCTTGGTGGCTGGCGCGGCTGCGGCACTGGTCTGGGGTGTGCTCGCAGGCTATGCCCGTGGGCTGGTGGCACCCGCCTTGCAGGGGCGCGCGCTGGCAGTGACCGGAGTCGGCCAGCCGGTCGCATTAGCTGGTGGGGTTCCGCTGGGAGCCTTCGCCGCGTCGGTGATGGATTGGCGTTGGGTCTTCGTGGTGATTTCTGCGGCGGCCCTCGGCCTCGCCCTGTGGATCGGTGTAGAGGTTCCCGACGTGGCCGGGTTGCGATCTGGCCAGCGCACGCCACTGACACGGGTGATCCGGCTCCAGGGGATCGGGATCATTCTGGGGGTGACCGCGGCATGGATCTTGGCGCACAACATGCCCTATACCTACGCGGCCCCGCTACTGGCGGGTTCCCCCCTGCGCCTGGACATTGGCCTGGCGCTGTTCGGTCTCGCCTCCATGGCGGGGATTGCCCTGGTGGGCACGGTGATCGATCATGCGTTGCGGACCACCACTCTCCTGAGCCTGGTTGCGATGATCGGCTCTGGCTGTGCGTGGGCGGTCAGCGATCCTGGTCTCGTGCTGCCGGTGGCAGCGGTAATGGTCTGGGGTCTTGCCTTCGGCGGAGCGCCCGTCCTGCTCCAGACAGCCCTAGCTGATCGCGCCGGGGAACATACCGATGCCGCTCAGTCGGTGTTCGTGACGGTGTTCAATCTGGGCGTCGCGGGCGGCGGAGTGGCAGGCGGAGTGTTGCTTGCCAGAACGGGAACGTTAGGGATCGCCGTCGCAGCCGGCATTGTGACACTTGCGGCTCTTGTGGCGGTGATGCTGTGCCGAGGTGCGTTCCCGTCGGGGCCCCGTCACAAAGCGGGTGTGTCCGAGGAGTCGGTCGCGGCGTCCGCGTGA
- a CDS encoding NAD(P)-dependent oxidoreductase, with protein sequence MDVVVAGTGSMGAPIALNLLNQGFTVGVWNRNPARLQPLLDAGAARAMDPRDGCGAPVVLSVLSDDNAVREVFLAESTLSSMGVARSVHVNLATISPVLAREAADAHAARQVGYVAAPMFGGVPVAEAGKLNLVTAGRTEDLERVSPFLDAISAGLWPVGEDAFQANVVKVAGQVLIAAAIQSLSEAASLVERAGGDGRRAMEIYTCTIMSGPVHAMYGAMIAESRFEPARFTPALGRKDVDLARRLARTNGLQLPVADLLSDLLGEVLESGLREKDWSVLAEAQRHRKLSGQA encoded by the coding sequence ATGGATGTAGTGGTTGCAGGCACCGGGTCGATGGGTGCACCGATTGCGTTGAACTTGCTGAACCAGGGTTTCACGGTGGGCGTGTGGAATCGTAACCCGGCGCGCCTGCAACCGTTGCTCGACGCAGGTGCGGCTCGGGCCATGGATCCAAGGGATGGTTGCGGCGCTCCCGTTGTGTTGTCGGTGTTGTCCGATGACAACGCGGTCCGAGAGGTGTTCCTGGCTGAATCGACTCTGAGCTCGATGGGAGTAGCGAGGAGCGTCCACGTCAATCTGGCGACGATCAGCCCTGTGTTGGCTCGGGAGGCGGCTGATGCTCACGCGGCGCGTCAGGTGGGTTACGTGGCAGCACCGATGTTCGGTGGTGTGCCGGTGGCTGAGGCGGGGAAGTTGAATCTGGTCACGGCGGGCCGGACTGAGGATCTTGAGCGGGTGTCCCCGTTCCTCGACGCGATCAGTGCCGGATTGTGGCCGGTTGGTGAGGACGCGTTCCAGGCGAATGTGGTCAAGGTTGCGGGTCAGGTGTTGATTGCGGCGGCGATTCAGTCACTGTCCGAGGCTGCCAGCTTGGTGGAGCGCGCCGGTGGCGATGGGCGCCGTGCGATGGAGATCTACACCTGCACGATCATGTCGGGGCCGGTGCATGCGATGTATGGCGCGATGATTGCGGAGTCACGTTTCGAGCCGGCCCGATTTACGCCAGCGCTGGGCCGCAAGGATGTGGACTTGGCTCGTAGACTGGCACGAACCAATGGCCTCCAGCTCCCAGTGGCCGACCTGCTGTCGGATCTCTTGGGTGAGGTGTTGGAGTCCGGTCTGCGCGAGAAGGACTGGTCAGTGCTGGCCGAGGCGCAGCGGCACCGCAAGCTCTCGGGGCAGGCATGA
- a CDS encoding WYL domain-containing protein → MDRLRRTPGHYSDSNGTTTSRRVNPHHVVSFGQRLYLIAHDLARADWRIFRIEGASNPQRT, encoded by the coding sequence ATGGATCGGCTCCGTCGAACTCCAGGGCACTACAGTGACTCCAACGGCACAACGACCAGCAGGCGCGTCAACCCGCATCACGTTGTCTCCTTCGGCCAGCGGCTCTACCTCATCGCCCACGACCTGGCCCGGGCCGACTGGCGCATCTTCCGCATCGAGGGCGCCAGCAACCCACAACGAACCTGA
- a CDS encoding helix-turn-helix domain-containing protein, giving the protein MSNDPSQRLIIAQLAEMLCLSPSALHWAFANDVGATPIAWLNQIRVAKMARLLQETIDALVVFGRRAGWKNRTHASRQFKARTAITPSEYRKK; this is encoded by the coding sequence ATGTCCAATGATCCGAGTCAACGGTTGATAATCGCCCAGCTGGCAGAAATGTTGTGTTTGTCCCCATCAGCATTGCATTGGGCATTCGCGAATGACGTTGGAGCGACACCCATCGCTTGGCTAAATCAGATTCGAGTAGCGAAAATGGCGCGCCTCTTACAGGAAACAATCGACGCGCTAGTAGTGTTCGGAAGGCGCGCGGGATGGAAGAACCGAACCCACGCCTCTCGGCAGTTCAAAGCACGAACAGCGATAACGCCCTCCGAGTATCGCAAGAAGTAA
- a CDS encoding MFS transporter, with protein MTTHPMRSSRRVAAAAGGAFASFYIFYTSAPTSLAASTPSAELRVGIVMLIVVVVQPFVPLLSRYASTRGRIVKAALAAMGAGSLALPAAGHWLGMALLGLGFGVFVVASTAWAKETARPELQGTALGVYGFGATIGGAVGAPIGLWLAQSVGVLGTAVAGGILAFGSVFAAPPTQTVPETPGGVTLSEDPESTKLGFQSGTTLVALSGNLLAVTVYASALTSLSSGGTSLPSWLLVLATLGIQVSLAFGRLTGGWATNTWAPFHIGAPMLALLVGAAAAFASFTAPWQKLAFSIVVGITSGAIQTIALTILMNRAGTTAAISRASAAWNMCFDIGLGLGALATIWTDFSA; from the coding sequence ATGACCACGCATCCGATGCGCTCCTCCCGTCGTGTCGCCGCTGCGGCGGGAGGAGCGTTCGCATCCTTCTATATCTTCTACACCAGCGCTCCTACAAGCCTCGCAGCCAGCACTCCCAGCGCCGAGCTGCGTGTAGGGATCGTCATGCTTATCGTCGTTGTCGTACAACCGTTCGTGCCACTTCTCAGTCGGTATGCCTCGACGCGAGGACGGATAGTCAAAGCGGCACTTGCAGCGATGGGTGCAGGGAGCCTCGCCTTGCCCGCTGCTGGGCATTGGCTAGGAATGGCGCTGCTTGGTCTTGGGTTTGGCGTCTTCGTCGTAGCGAGCACCGCTTGGGCCAAAGAGACCGCCAGACCGGAACTGCAGGGGACGGCACTAGGTGTGTACGGCTTCGGAGCGACAATTGGCGGAGCGGTTGGTGCACCCATCGGCCTCTGGCTCGCGCAGTCAGTCGGCGTCTTGGGCACCGCTGTTGCAGGCGGCATACTTGCGTTCGGGTCCGTCTTTGCCGCACCACCGACGCAGACCGTGCCCGAGACCCCCGGCGGCGTTACGCTCAGCGAGGACCCCGAGTCAACAAAACTTGGTTTCCAGAGCGGGACGACCCTCGTCGCGCTCAGTGGGAACCTCCTTGCCGTCACGGTGTATGCCTCGGCGCTGACCAGCCTATCCTCCGGCGGAACGAGCCTACCTAGCTGGCTACTCGTCCTCGCAACCTTGGGAATCCAAGTCTCTCTTGCATTCGGCCGCCTTACCGGAGGATGGGCCACGAACACATGGGCGCCATTTCATATAGGGGCCCCCATGCTCGCCCTGCTCGTCGGTGCAGCTGCCGCATTCGCCTCCTTCACTGCGCCGTGGCAGAAGCTTGCGTTCAGTATCGTCGTTGGGATCACCTCAGGAGCCATACAAACCATTGCTCTCACGATCCTGATGAACCGGGCAGGCACCACGGCCGCTATCTCTAGGGCAAGCGCAGCCTGGAATATGTGCTTTGACATTGGGCTCGGGCTCGGCGCACTTGCGACAATCTGGACCGATTTCTCCGCCTAG
- a CDS encoding DMT family transporter → MTTTSTDKTSNAGPWAALLLAGAFEVGYALSVNGSQGFTNLTWSLVALVFFLCTLFFLSVALKRIDVGIGYAVWAGIGAVGSAVLGPVFFEETFTTTKAIWLAVIIAGVVWLKLADSAKLKTDTDAATHAEP, encoded by the coding sequence ATGACTACCACCAGCACCGACAAAACTAGCAACGCCGGGCCCTGGGCTGCGCTCCTGCTCGCAGGCGCCTTCGAGGTCGGCTACGCCCTCAGCGTCAATGGCAGCCAGGGCTTCACCAACCTGACGTGGTCTCTCGTCGCGCTCGTCTTCTTCCTGTGCACGCTGTTCTTTCTCAGCGTTGCACTCAAGCGCATCGATGTCGGCATCGGCTACGCCGTGTGGGCCGGAATCGGAGCCGTCGGATCAGCCGTTCTCGGGCCCGTCTTCTTCGAAGAGACCTTCACCACCACCAAGGCCATCTGGCTCGCAGTCATCATCGCCGGAGTCGTGTGGCTCAAACTTGCCGACAGCGCAAAGCTTAAGACCGATACTGACGCAGCGACCCACGCCGAGCCATGA
- a CDS encoding DMT family transporter — translation MQWLYLAIAVVFEVTVGIAAGKAQGFRNVPWTIATLISGAIATFFLSLALLTFDVGVGYALWTSLAGVGIVLVGALFLNQRLTWKKLLGIAIVIVGVVGLNLAGTA, via the coding sequence ATGCAGTGGCTCTACCTAGCAATCGCCGTCGTCTTCGAAGTCACGGTCGGCATCGCGGCCGGAAAGGCCCAGGGCTTCCGCAATGTCCCCTGGACGATCGCCACCCTAATCAGCGGCGCCATCGCCACCTTCTTCCTCAGTCTCGCCCTGCTCACCTTCGACGTCGGCGTCGGCTACGCCCTATGGACCTCCCTCGCCGGGGTCGGAATCGTCCTCGTCGGTGCCCTCTTTCTCAACCAGCGACTCACCTGGAAGAAGCTCCTCGGCATCGCGATCGTCATCGTCGGCGTCGTCGGCCTCAACCTCGCCGGCACCGCCTAA
- a CDS encoding nucleoside deaminase — translation MTDYLEDVLTQAVAAALAHVESGGIPFVGVVVDGDRVISEFGVNRVHETGDPTAHAEIVAIRDALTVSGRSHLRGATLLATGEPCGMCYRYALDAGITDIRVAVTRDEVAALGFDYRSSYPAFGITDTIRETHMRPLRAPGDTDPFTRFLTLHSI, via the coding sequence ATGACTGACTACCTGGAGGATGTACTGACCCAGGCCGTCGCTGCGGCGCTGGCCCATGTCGAGAGTGGCGGCATTCCGTTCGTGGGAGTGGTGGTTGACGGCGACCGGGTGATCTCGGAGTTTGGCGTCAACCGCGTCCATGAAACGGGCGATCCAACGGCTCACGCCGAGATCGTGGCTATCCGTGACGCCCTCACCGTTTCTGGGCGCTCCCACCTTCGCGGGGCGACCCTCCTGGCCACCGGTGAGCCGTGCGGCATGTGCTACCGATACGCCCTCGACGCCGGAATCACCGACATTCGGGTGGCCGTCACCCGCGACGAGGTCGCGGCACTCGGCTTCGACTACCGCAGCAGCTATCCAGCGTTCGGCATCACCGACACGATCCGTGAGACCCACATGCGCCCGCTGCGAGCTCCTGGTGACACCGATCCTTTTACCCGCTTCCTGACTCTCCACAGCATCTGA
- a CDS encoding DsbA family protein produces the protein MSTPTIDVYLDYVCPFCFLVEPAIEELKRDRDVQVRVRPFELRPDPVPTLRPEDEYLPRVWRDAVYPMAERVGVPVRLPSVSPQPRTEKAFLVLQLAQEQGLAEVYSRAIFAAFFQDDRDIGDEDVIVDIAETLCMDAASVRNAMSSPERLRQHRADLAHATKAVGVTAVPGIVVNGTLLQGVPSATRLKKAVAQ, from the coding sequence GTGTCTACCCCCACCATTGATGTGTACCTCGACTATGTCTGCCCGTTCTGTTTCCTTGTCGAACCGGCCATCGAGGAACTGAAGCGTGACCGCGATGTGCAGGTACGGGTGCGACCGTTCGAGCTGCGCCCGGACCCGGTCCCCACGCTGCGCCCAGAGGATGAGTACCTACCCCGCGTGTGGCGCGATGCTGTCTACCCGATGGCCGAGCGCGTCGGGGTCCCGGTGCGACTGCCCAGTGTCTCGCCGCAGCCTCGTACGGAAAAAGCGTTCCTTGTGCTGCAGCTCGCGCAGGAGCAAGGCCTTGCTGAGGTCTACTCGCGGGCCATTTTCGCAGCCTTCTTCCAGGACGATCGCGACATCGGCGACGAGGACGTGATCGTCGACATCGCCGAAACCCTGTGCATGGACGCCGCTTCGGTCCGCAACGCCATGAGCAGCCCGGAGCGGCTCCGACAGCATCGCGCCGATCTAGCTCATGCCACCAAAGCCGTCGGCGTAACTGCGGTGCCCGGCATCGTGGTCAACGGCACCCTCCTCCAAGGAGTCCCTAGCGCAACCCGACTGAAGAAGGCCGTTGCGCAGTGA
- a CDS encoding MarR family winged helix-turn-helix transcriptional regulator, with the protein MQEPGASWATVVTTVGEIEATLNKWLSQRHGLGLTDYRALSLLSEAPDHELRITELATQVGLNQSSTTRLVARLEAKGFVVRDTCPDDGRGIYAVLTEPGLALVRDLTETYNERLGALLASTIATDTARSHAFSAIINFSS; encoded by the coding sequence ATGCAGGAACCAGGCGCTTCGTGGGCCACAGTTGTCACCACCGTTGGCGAGATCGAGGCCACACTCAACAAGTGGTTGTCACAGCGCCACGGATTGGGGCTGACCGACTATCGCGCCCTGTCGCTGCTCAGCGAGGCGCCAGATCATGAGCTGCGGATCACCGAACTGGCCACACAGGTCGGGCTCAATCAGAGCTCCACCACCAGGCTTGTAGCACGCCTCGAAGCAAAGGGGTTCGTGGTGCGCGACACCTGCCCCGACGATGGCCGCGGCATTTATGCGGTTCTCACAGAGCCCGGCCTTGCACTCGTGCGCGACCTTACCGAAACCTATAACGAACGCCTCGGGGCGCTGCTCGCCAGCACAATTGCCACCGACACCGCGAGAAGCCACGCTTTCAGCGCGATCATCAACTTCTCCTCCTGA
- a CDS encoding helicase C-terminal domain-containing protein has translation MRGDRSVTIRPPGARFGNSIVLPADYVAEYVGLGYAVTAHRAQGITTDTAHVLAEPTTTRENLYVAMTRGRESNRAYVILDRPDDHATAHPGDNPDATARTVLYGVLQHSGAELSAHETITAEQERWGSIAQLAAEYETIAAAAQHDRWAALIKSSGLTTDQAEAVIDSDAFGALTAELRRAEANHHNVGALLPRLIRARGFADADDIASVIHHRVVNATARPATSGRTRQRPRLIAGLIPEATGPMTPDMQRALTERRHLIETRAEAVLDTALHTHEPWVTALGPTPASGRERQQWRRRALVVAAYRDRYQITDSAPLGAQPEGTAQRIDRARAETALRTLTRPTFDDERRRPANQATQHLDL, from the coding sequence GTGCGCGGCGATAGGTCGGTCACGATTCGTCCACCCGGGGCCCGGTTCGGCAACAGCATCGTCCTGCCCGCCGACTACGTGGCCGAGTACGTCGGCCTCGGCTACGCCGTCACCGCCCACCGCGCCCAAGGCATCACCACCGACACCGCCCACGTCCTCGCCGAACCCACCACCACGCGGGAGAACCTGTATGTGGCGATGACGCGCGGACGGGAATCGAACCGTGCCTACGTCATCCTTGACCGCCCTGACGATCACGCCACCGCGCATCCGGGCGACAATCCCGACGCCACCGCCCGCACGGTCCTCTACGGCGTGCTCCAGCACAGCGGTGCTGAGCTGTCGGCGCACGAGACCATCACCGCCGAGCAGGAGCGGTGGGGCTCGATCGCCCAACTTGCCGCCGAATACGAAACCATCGCCGCCGCAGCTCAACACGACCGCTGGGCTGCTCTCATCAAGAGCAGCGGCCTCACCACGGACCAGGCAGAAGCGGTCATCGACTCCGACGCCTTCGGCGCCCTCACGGCCGAGCTGCGGCGGGCCGAAGCCAACCACCACAACGTCGGGGCCCTCCTGCCACGCCTCATCCGGGCTCGCGGGTTCGCTGACGCCGACGACATCGCCTCGGTCATCCACCACCGAGTCGTTAACGCCACCGCCCGCCCTGCCACCTCTGGTCGGACGCGGCAGCGCCCTCGGCTCATCGCCGGCCTGATCCCCGAAGCCACCGGCCCCATGACCCCCGACATGCAACGGGCTCTGACCGAACGCCGACACCTCATCGAAACCCGAGCAGAAGCCGTCCTCGACACCGCCCTCCATACCCACGAACCATGGGTTACAGCACTCGGCCCGACACCCGCCAGCGGGCGGGAGCGGCAGCAATGGCGACGCCGCGCGCTCGTCGTCGCCGCCTACCGAGACCGCTACCAGATCACCGACTCGGCCCCGCTCGGCGCCCAGCCCGAAGGCACAGCGCAGAGGATCGACCGCGCCCGCGCAGAAACCGCGCTCCGAACGCTGACCCGCCCGACCTTCGACGACGAGCGCCGGCGGCCCGCCAATCAGGCGACGCAGCACCTCGACCTGTAA